The Haloarcula sp. H-GB4 genome segment TCCTCTGGCGTCTCCGGTTCGTCCTCTGCCAGCGGGCTGTCCGGGTCGATGTCGAGTGACGGCCCCTCTCCGGGACCGAACGCGTCGTCGGACCCGTCAACAGCTTCACCAGCGTCTTGCTCTGGAGGCTCATTGCCGGCGGGCTCCAGTGGATTGCCATCGTCTGGCTCCAGCGATGCCCCGTTGCCGTTTGGCTCCAGTGATGCGCCGTCGTCTTCTGGCTCCGCCGGCGCGTCGAGCGACCCGCTCCAGGCTGCCCCGCCCGATCCGCTCAGGCCCTCTTCGGTGGCTTCCTCGCTGTCTTCCGCATCGTCCGGTTCGGGCGGGTCCGGCTCGGCGTTGATGCCGTACAGTTCGATCTCCAGGCCGACGGAGAACGCCTCGTTGTCGAACTCCCCGGCCTCGATGGCCTTCCGCAGCTGCATCGCCTGTTCGTCGACCCGCTCAGTGAACGCCGCGGCAGTCTCGTCAGCGAGCGACCGGGTCACTAGGTCGACGATATCGTCCATGGTCGGTACTGTGTGGGTTCTTCCACTATAAGTGGCCCGTCGTTGTCCGACGGGAGGTTACTCGAAGAGGTCTTCGTGGCGGGCCGCGAGGTTGGCGTAATCGCCGGAACTGAACGCCTCGAACACTTCGTTGGGATCGATAGTGGTCTCTGACAACGGTGTCACTGTGGCCGGACTCCCGCGGACAAAGGACTCCGCGGGGACCTCGTAGCCCGGTGGGACGACCGTTCCCATCGCGACAATAGAGCCCTCGCCGATAGTGGCGTCGCTGACTGTCGAATTGAATCCAACGAGCGCCCCGTCACGCACATGGGCGTCGTTGAGAACAGCTCCGTGGCCGACCATCACCTTCTCGCCGACGGACGAGGCGTGGACGATGGCTCCGTCACCGATCGCCGATTCGCGGCCTACCTCGACGGGGGCCACGTCGCCGCGCAACACGACACCGGGCCAGACGTTCGCGTTCGGGCCGACGGTGACATCACCCACCAGTGTCGCCTCTCGGCTGACGTGGGCGTATCCGTGGATGTCAGGTGTTGCTCCTTCGAAAGCGTACTCTCGGCTGTCCATACTGTCACCATCGTGTCGGCGGATCGAAAAGATACCGGTCAGAAGGGGGTGCTACCGGTTGTATAGCCGCTGTCGCGCACGTCTCCACCGCAACCGCACCTGACCCGAGCTATTCGATGTGGACGACGAGGACGGGGACGGGCGCGCTCTGGACGACGCGCTCGGTGACGCTCCCGAGATTGGCGACCCGGTCTCGGCCGGTTCGGCCGTGGGTTCCCATCACGATGAGGTCAATGTCTTCCTGTTCTGCGTAGTCGGTGATTGTCTTGTGGGGAATCCCTTCCGCCATGGTCGTGACGACCTCGACGCCGGCCTCCTCGCCCCCAACCACGATGTCGTCAAGCGCGACATCTCCCTCTTCCTCCAGCGACTGACGCACCTCGTCCTGATTGGCCTTGTCGGCCGCGACGTACAGTCGTCTGTCCACGACGTACAGCCCATGGAGGGTCGCGTCGTTGTCGCGCGCGATCGAAGTGGCGTGTGCGAGCGTCTCAGTCGTTCCCGAACTGCCGTCTGTGGCCACGAGCACCGAATCGTACATATCCGGCTTCTCATGCGAACTGTGCCCACATAGTATTCCCTATCACACTGACACGGTCCACAGCTGTCCAACCGGTGGTGTAATCGTTTGATTCAGTTTCCGTCGTTCAGTGTATAATCGTTCTAACCATTATTTGTCAACAGGAATACTTTTGCCAGTTGCTGTCCATTAATTTCTATACGATGCAGGGGAGCACGCAGCCAGACGGCACACGGGCAGAACTGTACGTTCGTTCACTCCTGCCCGACGGGCACACGCAGCAACAGGCTGCGGTTATCGACCGACTTCAGGGGCTGTCAGACACTGATGTTTTGTCGGACTTTACTATTCAGGTCGTTGGTCGGCAAATACCGTCCACGCCAGCCGAGGCGCGGACCGAACTCGGACTCTTCGCACTCAACCGAGTCAGCGTCTTTCAGGAATGGGCAAAACGCAACAAATGTTCACTCGAACCCGCGTTCCAGGTCCGGTCGGTTGACTCCGAGATGTCGGGGGAGCAGTACCGAGCGCTTGTGTTTCCGGTCCAACTATTAGCCGAGTACGCCGGGTCGGAACTCAGGTGCGTGACACCGCATACGGCCGGCGGGGAGACTGTCACTGTCATGGATCGCCTCACAATGCTCGAAGGAGAGGAAGAACTGGCGCTTTCATCGCTGGAGCGGGCAAGTGCAGCACGGCCACCGGCCCAGTCTGACCTGCCGGCGGCCGACACTATCGACGAGGATTCGGACCCGCTGTTGCCAGAGTAACACCAGCGTCGCCCGCGTCTCAATACACTTATCCCCGGCCGCCGTCGTATCCTCGGATATGAGTACGGTCACGGTCACGCTGCCCGACGGGACCCCACTAGAGGTCGAACGCGGCAGCACGGTCGAGGATGTCGCCTACGAAATCGGGCCAGGGCTGGGTGACGACACGGTCGCCGGCGTTGTCGACGGCGAACTTGTCGACAAACACGCGCCGTTGACAGAAGATGTCGGACTCGAAATCGTCACCGAGAGCAGTGACGAGTATCTCGATGTGCTTCGTCACTCCGCCGCCCACGTCTTCGCGCAGGCCCTGCAGCGCCTCTACCCCGATGCAAAGCTCACAATTGGGCCGTGGACCGACAACGGGTTCTACTACGACATTACCGGTGTCGACATCGACGAGGACGACCTCGAAGCTATCGAGACCGAAGCCGAGGAGATCATTGAGGAGGACCTCGACATCGAACGCGAACTCGTCGACCGCGACGACGCCTTCGAACGCTACGAGGATAATCAGTTCAAACAAGACATCCTCGAAACCGAAGCCGCGGACGACGAGGAAGTCTCTTTCTACACCCAGGGCGAGTTCGAGGACCTCTGTCAGGGCCCCCACGTCGAATCGACCGGCGAAATCGGCGGTTTCGCACTGCTCGAAATCTCGGCGGCCTTCTGGCGTGGCGAGGAGGAAAACGAGACGCTGACTCGCGTGTACGGAACTGCCTTCCCAACGGAGGACGCGCTCGACGAGTTCCTCGAACAGCGCCGCAAGGCCGAGGAGCGCGACCACCGCAAGATCGGCCAGGAGATGGACTTGTTCTCCATCGACGAGACCACAGGGCCGGGTCTGCCGCTGTACGAGCCCAACGGCAAGAAGATCCTCAACGAACTGTCGGACTACGTCGCCGGGCTCAACCGCGACGCCGGCTACGACGAGGTCGAGACGCCTCACGTCTTCCGTACCGAACTCTGGAAGAAATCGGGCCACTACGAGAACTACGTCGACGACATGTTCTTGCTCGATGTCAACGACGAGGAGTACGGCCTGAAGCCGATGAACTGCCCTGGCCACGCCACCATCTTCGAGCAGAACTCCTGGAGCTACCGGGACCTGCCGGTGCGGTACTTCGAGGACGGGAAGGTGTACCGCAAAGAGCAGCGCGGCGAACTCTCCGGGCTCTCCCGAACCTGGGCCTTCACCATCGACGACGGCCATCTATTCGTCCGCCCGGACCAGATCGAGGAGGAAGTGCTGGCGACGGTCGACATCATCCTCGATACGCTTGACACCTTCAACCTCGACTACACGGTCCAGTTCGCTACCCGGCCGGAGAAGTCCGTCGGCGGCGACGAAATCTGGGAGAAAGCCGAATCCCAGCTCGAATCTGTCCTCGACGAGCAGGACATCGACTACGTCGTCGAGGAAGGCGATGGCGCGTTCTACGGCCCGAAGATCGACTTCGCCTTCGAGGACGCGCTCGGTCGCCACTGGGACGGCCCGACCGTCCAGTTGGACTTCAATATGCCCGAGCGGTTCGACCTCTCCTACACCGGTGAGGACAACGAGGAGCATCGCCCGGTGATGATCCACCGCGCGCTGTATGGCTCCTACGAACGGTTCTTCATGGTGCTGACCGAGCACTACAACGGGAAGTTCCCGCCGTGGCTTGCCCCCGAACAAATTCGCCTGCTACCGGTCAGCGACGACAACATCGACTACTGCGAGGAGATTCAGGACGAACTCGATGACTTCCGGGTCACTATCGAGGACCGATCCTGGACTGTCGGCAAGAAGATCCAGCAGGCCCACGACGACCGGGTTCCCTATATGTGTGTCATCGGCGACAACGAGGAGGAAGCCGGGACAATCTCAGTCAGGGATCGCAAGGAACGCGAGGAGAAGGACATCGACATCGCCGAGTTCCGCGACCACCTCGAAACCGAGGTCGAGCAGCAGCGAACCGCTGTGACGTTCCTCGCCGGGCGGTAGCCTCCGAGTCAGCCCCTGCCCCCGCGTTTGCTCCGGTAGACGGAAACTACTAATGTGGTTGTCTCGCGATAGTTGCACTCCACGTGTCGAATCAGACCGTCAACCCAACGACTAGTGATTCCGCGACCGGTGGTTGCCTCCGTCCCGGTGCAAAAGCCCTCATCCGGTCGTCGGACGAGGTTTTGTTGGTGAAAGAGTACCACGCCGACGGAACGCCGTTCTGGACGCTCCCCGGTGGCGGGACTCAGCCAGGCGAGGACGACCGGGAGGCGCTCGAACGCGAACTCGCCGAGGAACTTGGGTGTCGGAGCGCGATCCACGGACCGGTAGCGACCATCTACTACGCTCACCACAGTCGCTCGCAGACGCTCTCAGCGTATCGTGTGTTCGGGTGTCAGTTGTTGGATCACCCCACTCCGAACGCCGCGGAGGGGATTCAGGCCGCTCGTTGGGTCCGGCCGGAATCGCCGCCGGCGCAGACGCTGCCGCAAGTCCGGTGGGTACTGCGGACTCACTACTGGTGACTGTCACGACGACCGAGCCGAATGCGGCGGCATTCCGGGTTGAGGCAGTCGAGACGCGGGTGGTCCGTCCGGTCACGTCGGTCACCGCCCCGTCAATGTTTACACCAACATTGCAGGGGCGCAATCCGAGACGCTGGAACTGATGACGAACGACACTGACGCCACCGACAACTGACTGGCCCATTCAGGGGTGACGCCGCCCCGGCCGGAGGCTTTTCTGCCTGGCAGGAGTCCGGGACGGTGTGCCATCCCCCTCTGCCGAGAGCCAGTTGAGCGACACCATGCGAGAGCGCGCCGCCGGTGACACCCGGCTCCTCTGGCTCCTCCTCGATGCGAACCGCTGGCTCGTCACCAGCCTCCTCTCGGCCGTCCTGTTCTGTGGGATTCTCGCCGTCGGGCTCTTGCATCCTGAACCGGCCATGACGCTGTTGACTCGCGGCGACCCGGTCGAAACGCTGTTTCAGGCGCTGATTACGGGGACGATAACTGCCGTTACGCTGGTCCTGACACTCAATCAGCTTGTCCTGTCGCAGGAACTCGGTGCGGCCGGCGACCAGCGCGAACGGATGAACGGGGCGATGCAGTTCCGCGCCGATGTGGCCGACGCCGTCGACACGCCGGTCAGTCCGGCAGAGCCCTCGGCGTTCCTCCGGTCGCTGGTTCGCGGGACCGCCGAGCGAGCTGAGAATGCCCAAAACGTCGTCGATGAGACGACCCTTGATGACGACCTGACGGCGTTGCTGTCGAACTATCTGGACGCCGTACTGACCAACGCCGACAGC includes the following:
- a CDS encoding NUDIX domain-containing protein — translated: MSNQTVNPTTSDSATGGCLRPGAKALIRSSDEVLLVKEYHADGTPFWTLPGGGTQPGEDDREALERELAEELGCRSAIHGPVATIYYAHHSRSQTLSAYRVFGCQLLDHPTPNAAEGIQAARWVRPESPPAQTLPQVRWVLRTHYW
- a CDS encoding gamma carbonic anhydrase family protein yields the protein MDSREYAFEGATPDIHGYAHVSREATLVGDVTVGPNANVWPGVVLRGDVAPVEVGRESAIGDGAIVHASSVGEKVMVGHGAVLNDAHVRDGALVGFNSTVSDATIGEGSIVAMGTVVPPGYEVPAESFVRGSPATVTPLSETTIDPNEVFEAFSSGDYANLAARHEDLFE
- a CDS encoding universal stress protein; its protein translation is MYDSVLVATDGSSGTTETLAHATSIARDNDATLHGLYVVDRRLYVAADKANQDEVRQSLEEEGDVALDDIVVGGEEAGVEVVTTMAEGIPHKTITDYAEQEDIDLIVMGTHGRTGRDRVANLGSVTERVVQSAPVPVLVVHIE
- a CDS encoding HTH domain-containing protein; translation: MQGSTQPDGTRAELYVRSLLPDGHTQQQAAVIDRLQGLSDTDVLSDFTIQVVGRQIPSTPAEARTELGLFALNRVSVFQEWAKRNKCSLEPAFQVRSVDSEMSGEQYRALVFPVQLLAEYAGSELRCVTPHTAGGETVTVMDRLTMLEGEEELALSSLERASAARPPAQSDLPAADTIDEDSDPLLPE
- the thrS gene encoding threonine--tRNA ligase, whose protein sequence is MSTVTVTLPDGTPLEVERGSTVEDVAYEIGPGLGDDTVAGVVDGELVDKHAPLTEDVGLEIVTESSDEYLDVLRHSAAHVFAQALQRLYPDAKLTIGPWTDNGFYYDITGVDIDEDDLEAIETEAEEIIEEDLDIERELVDRDDAFERYEDNQFKQDILETEAADDEEVSFYTQGEFEDLCQGPHVESTGEIGGFALLEISAAFWRGEEENETLTRVYGTAFPTEDALDEFLEQRRKAEERDHRKIGQEMDLFSIDETTGPGLPLYEPNGKKILNELSDYVAGLNRDAGYDEVETPHVFRTELWKKSGHYENYVDDMFLLDVNDEEYGLKPMNCPGHATIFEQNSWSYRDLPVRYFEDGKVYRKEQRGELSGLSRTWAFTIDDGHLFVRPDQIEEEVLATVDIILDTLDTFNLDYTVQFATRPEKSVGGDEIWEKAESQLESVLDEQDIDYVVEEGDGAFYGPKIDFAFEDALGRHWDGPTVQLDFNMPERFDLSYTGEDNEEHRPVMIHRALYGSYERFFMVLTEHYNGKFPPWLAPEQIRLLPVSDDNIDYCEEIQDELDDFRVTIEDRSWTVGKKIQQAHDDRVPYMCVIGDNEEEAGTISVRDRKEREEKDIDIAEFRDHLETEVEQQRTAVTFLAGR